Within the Enterobacter bugandensis genome, the region CGCAGTTCGCCGTTGACGTAGGTGCGAAGACGAAGGTTATGCGGGTCAGGGATGGCTTCTTTCGGCACGATGTTCGGGCTGATGGGGGTTAATCCGTCGCGGCTTTTGACCCGCAGGTTCGGGCGGTAGTAATTTTCCAGGTAGTCGCGGATGGCGTAGTCGTTGCAGACCGTGTAGCCCGCGACATACTCCATCGCCTCGGCTTCGCTCACCTTACGCGCGGTTTTACCGATGACCACCACCAGCTCCGCCTCGTAGTGCATGTATTCGATATTGTTCGGGCGCACCGAGGTCTGGTTGTCGCCATTGAAAGTGTTCGGCGCTTTGATAAACACCAGCGGCTCGGTGGGAGGCTTGAAGTCCAGCTCGCTGGCATGATCGGCGTAGTTAAGACCGAGGGCGAACAGCGTGGCGTGTTCAGGCGTGCGGTGGGAAAGGGCAACGTCGCGCTCGTTCACCACCGGGTTTTCCAGTGGCGGGAAACCTTCCGCCAGAATCCGCACGCGATCGCCCGGGCGGATCTCCACGCGGCTTTGCGGCGTGCCGAGCAGGATCGCATCGCCGGGATTGAGGGTGGCGAATTCGCTCAGGGCGCTCAGCAGTTCGGCGGCGCTGCGCTGCAGATCGGCGGTGTTCCAGTGGTCCGCTTCGCGGCCGTTGATCTCGGTGATGATGGTCAGGTTGCCGACGTTATCAACGGCGGCCAGTTCGCCAAGCGGGCAAAAGCCGTCCCGGCATTTGGCCTTAATGGCCGGGCGGTAGAAGCTCTCTTCCGGCAGGCTCACCTCGTTGGCCAGCGCGTACCCGGCGATGTAGGCCGCGGCGTCCTCTACGCACACCCTGCTGGCGGTTTTACCCACAACCAGCGCCACCGTAGCGCCGCTTAACACCGTTTCCCCCTGCGGGAAAGGAATGGGCTCGCCCGCGCGAATCACCGTGTTGTGCGGTTTGATAAACCACACCGGCGTTTTTGGCGGCGTGTTGTAAGGGGCTTTTTCAAACGCCTCAGCCCAGGCTTCTT harbors:
- the hpaG gene encoding 4-hydroxyphenylacetate degradation bifunctional isomerase/decarboxylase, coding for MKGTVFAVALNHQSQQEAWAEAFEKAPYNTPPKTPVWFIKPHNTVIRAGEPIPFPQGETVLSGATVALVVGKTASRVCVEDAAAYIAGYALANEVSLPEESFYRPAIKAKCRDGFCPLGELAAVDNVGNLTIITEINGREADHWNTADLQRSAAELLSALSEFATLNPGDAILLGTPQSRVEIRPGDRVRILAEGFPPLENPVVNERDVALSHRTPEHATLFALGLNYADHASELDFKPPTEPLVFIKAPNTFNGDNQTSVRPNNIEYMHYEAELVVVIGKTARKVSEAEAMEYVAGYTVCNDYAIRDYLENYYRPNLRVKSRDGLTPISPNIVPKEAIPDPHNLRLRTYVNGELRQEGTTADLIFSIPYLIAYLSDFMTLQPGDMIATGTPKGLSDVVPGDEVVVEVEGVGRLVNRIVSEETAK